The Mycolicibacterium mageritense genome contains a region encoding:
- a CDS encoding TetR/AcrR family transcriptional regulator, with protein sequence MRPENSPDGQRRSFIEEARRRQILASAVEVLAEGGYANASLARIAKHAGISKGVISYHFDGKDDLMTQVVIQLFVSGAEYMKPFVEAADGSRNKLRAYIESNLAFIDANRTFVAAMMEVALNLRNADGALTFINTGNEDDMIAPLVELLTDGQRAGEFGEFDPTVTAKLIRDSIDGIAGRAVREPDFDVAAYTSALIRLFDAATANGGQP encoded by the coding sequence ATGCGGCCAGAAAATAGTCCGGATGGCCAACGGCGGTCGTTCATCGAGGAGGCCCGGCGCCGCCAGATCCTCGCGTCGGCGGTGGAGGTGCTCGCCGAGGGCGGCTATGCCAACGCGTCGCTGGCCCGGATCGCCAAGCACGCCGGGATCTCCAAAGGCGTCATCTCCTACCATTTCGACGGCAAGGACGACCTCATGACGCAGGTCGTCATCCAGCTCTTCGTCTCGGGTGCCGAATACATGAAACCGTTCGTCGAGGCGGCCGACGGTTCGCGAAACAAGCTGCGCGCCTACATCGAATCCAACCTCGCGTTCATCGACGCCAACCGCACGTTCGTCGCCGCGATGATGGAGGTGGCACTCAACCTGCGCAACGCCGACGGCGCACTCACGTTCATCAACACCGGCAACGAGGACGACATGATCGCCCCGCTGGTCGAGCTGCTGACCGACGGCCAACGGGCGGGCGAATTCGGCGAGTTCGACCCGACCGTGACGGCCAAGCTCATCCGCGACAGCATCGACGGCATCGCCGGCCGCGCGGTCCGTGAACCCGACTTCGACGTCGCGGCGTACACATCGGCACTGATCCGGTTGTTCGACGCGGCCACCGCGAACGGTGGTCAGCCGTGA
- a CDS encoding TetR/AcrR family transcriptional regulator, which yields MTSPHPPLPRALRLLWQQDPAPRRSRGLTREAIVEAAVELADTYGLAALSMARLAERLGCGTMSLYRHVANKDELVTFMLATGPGPPPSAPEGTDWRGALTNWALELWNVYHRHPWILQTASAGPPTDPGQLAWLDAGLNTLSGTALTEREKLAAVIAVLVFTRGSAGLAIEARGVDDSDYPALLRRLVEPARFPALAAAIDAGAFDQSDDSPLTEFHSGLGQLLDGIAAKAG from the coding sequence ATGACCAGCCCCCACCCTCCTCTCCCCCGCGCGCTGCGCCTGCTCTGGCAGCAGGATCCGGCACCGCGCCGGTCCCGTGGACTGACCCGCGAGGCGATCGTCGAGGCTGCCGTCGAACTGGCCGACACCTACGGCCTTGCCGCACTGTCCATGGCGCGGCTGGCCGAGCGGCTCGGGTGCGGCACGATGTCGCTCTACCGCCATGTGGCCAACAAGGACGAGTTGGTGACCTTCATGCTCGCCACCGGGCCCGGACCGCCGCCGTCGGCGCCCGAAGGAACGGATTGGCGTGGCGCACTGACCAATTGGGCGCTCGAGCTGTGGAACGTCTATCACCGCCACCCGTGGATCCTCCAGACCGCGTCCGCCGGGCCACCCACCGATCCCGGTCAGCTGGCCTGGCTCGACGCCGGCCTGAACACCCTGTCGGGCACCGCACTGACCGAACGCGAGAAACTCGCCGCTGTCATCGCCGTGCTGGTCTTCACGCGAGGTTCGGCCGGGCTGGCCATCGAGGCGCGCGGGGTCGACGACAGCGATTACCCGGCTCTGCTGCGCCGCCTGGTCGAACCGGCCCGCTTCCCCGCGCTGGCCGCCGCCATCGACGCGGGCGCGTTCGACCAGTCCGACGACAGCCCGCTGACCGAGTTCCACTCCGGCCTCGGCCAACTGCTCGACGGCATCGCCGCCAAGGCCGGGTGA
- a CDS encoding DUF2306 domain-containing protein has translation MAYASGRSTRLAAGLAVVVTVFLAYSLPPYLTGGTRVPATFGLHYPLLVAHVLLASVAMVGAVVQIWPGLRRRHPTLHRRTGRVYVATAIPAAGCAMVIGAATPFGPVLAVSNVALAALWLWFTVDGFVAARQRRFGAHRRQMLRSATLALSIITNRIWTPVLFVACEPLRDSIFGGNEERFMWAVAGVGAWLGWTVPLLGLQLWLRRRPAEVRARSSIGV, from the coding sequence ATGGCATACGCATCAGGGCGGTCGACGCGGCTCGCCGCCGGTCTTGCGGTGGTCGTAACGGTATTCCTGGCATATTCGCTGCCGCCGTATCTCACCGGCGGCACTCGGGTGCCCGCCACGTTCGGGTTGCACTACCCCCTGCTCGTCGCGCACGTACTGCTCGCGAGCGTCGCGATGGTGGGAGCGGTCGTGCAGATCTGGCCGGGCCTGCGGCGTCGCCACCCGACGCTGCACCGGCGCACGGGACGCGTCTACGTCGCGACCGCGATCCCGGCGGCCGGGTGCGCGATGGTGATCGGGGCCGCGACCCCGTTCGGCCCCGTGCTGGCGGTCAGCAACGTGGCGCTCGCGGCACTGTGGCTCTGGTTCACCGTCGACGGCTTCGTCGCCGCGCGGCAGCGCCGGTTCGGCGCACACCGGCGCCAGATGCTGCGCAGTGCGACCCTGGCGCTGTCGATCATCACCAACAGGATCTGGACACCCGTGCTGTTCGTCGCATGTGAGCCGTTGCGCGACAGCATCTTCGGCGGCAACGAGGAACGTTTCATGTGGGCCGTGGCAGGCGTGGGCGCGTGGCTGGGCTGGACGGTTCCGCTGCTGGGGCTGCAGTTGTGGCTGCGGCGGCGGCCGGCAGAGGTCAGGGCCCGGTCATCGATCGGAGTGTGA
- a CDS encoding TetR/AcrR family transcriptional regulator has protein sequence MASSRDRILDAYEDLLAVEGERYATLDAVAAKAGVSKGGLLYHFPSKDRLAEAMCDRLLTLAAEDVEEMRTAPEGPARYYIRTSHYAGTPLDRAVVAVSRLQQAGDARARTVIESVSADWLNVLHETLGDRDVARAVKLIGDGLYFSALHRALGGHLATTDHDDGLLAVIDRITATSHSDR, from the coding sequence ATGGCTTCGTCGCGGGACCGCATCCTCGATGCCTACGAGGATCTGCTCGCCGTCGAAGGCGAGCGGTACGCCACCCTCGACGCGGTGGCCGCAAAAGCCGGCGTGTCCAAAGGCGGTTTGCTCTACCACTTTCCGTCGAAGGACCGCCTCGCCGAGGCAATGTGCGACCGTCTGCTGACCCTGGCCGCCGAGGACGTCGAAGAGATGCGGACCGCACCCGAGGGGCCCGCCCGCTATTACATCCGCACCTCGCACTACGCGGGCACACCCCTCGACCGGGCAGTGGTGGCGGTGTCGCGCCTGCAGCAGGCCGGCGACGCTCGGGCGCGGACCGTCATCGAGTCCGTATCCGCCGATTGGCTCAACGTGCTACACGAGACCCTGGGTGATCGCGACGTCGCGCGCGCGGTCAAGCTCATCGGTGACGGCCTCTACTTCTCCGCGCTGCATCGCGCGCTGGGCGGCCACCTGGCAACGACCGACCACGACGACGGACTGCTTGCCGTGATCGACCGGATCACGGCGACCTCACACTCCGATCGATGA
- a CDS encoding MFS transporter: protein MRAYRDVVRTPGVLNVTASQLFARLPLGMLNLAILLHVQSRTGSYALAGAAVACVSVGEAVATPVTARVAGRAMVATLVIAALANGAAMVALAFASTAPIVLLALGLLIGASVPPLMPVVRALYPQLVSRDGVRALFALDTTAQELIWVVGPVAATFLASAYATAVPLIASAAVTIVGTGWFLLSAKHLRPPVTARAAAFGRVMANRAVILAMVASLALVASYMALEVGIVALLGRTGVTAGLAIAAASVGSVIGGLAFGHRRFGLAGLVAALAIVAIGTTGFGLVDSLALQFCALFISGLGFAPAMSALYIMVSAEIADHAATEAFGWLNSAALVGGAAGTAVAGVAADAHGASGPVVVSVVLAAVAVISPIVARLSGPLRGLSDEAGARPDGDENLCTSTANPEA, encoded by the coding sequence ATGCGGGCGTATCGCGACGTGGTCCGGACTCCGGGTGTGTTGAACGTGACTGCATCGCAGTTGTTCGCGCGCCTGCCGCTGGGCATGCTCAACCTCGCAATCCTGCTGCACGTGCAGTCGAGGACCGGTTCCTACGCGCTGGCCGGTGCCGCGGTCGCGTGTGTGAGCGTCGGGGAGGCGGTGGCGACGCCGGTGACCGCCCGGGTCGCCGGCCGTGCCATGGTGGCGACGCTCGTGATCGCGGCGCTGGCGAACGGCGCCGCCATGGTGGCTCTCGCATTCGCCAGTACCGCCCCGATCGTGCTCCTGGCCCTCGGCCTGCTGATCGGCGCGTCGGTGCCGCCGCTGATGCCGGTGGTGCGGGCGTTGTACCCGCAGTTGGTGTCTCGCGACGGCGTGCGTGCATTGTTCGCGCTCGACACCACTGCGCAGGAGCTGATCTGGGTGGTCGGCCCGGTGGCCGCGACCTTCCTCGCATCCGCGTACGCGACGGCCGTCCCGCTGATCGCATCCGCGGCGGTGACGATCGTGGGCACCGGCTGGTTTCTGCTGAGCGCCAAGCACCTTCGGCCGCCGGTGACCGCCAGAGCCGCGGCATTCGGCCGGGTGATGGCCAACCGGGCAGTCATCCTCGCCATGGTCGCAAGCCTCGCGCTGGTCGCGTCGTACATGGCCCTTGAGGTCGGTATCGTCGCCCTGCTCGGCCGCACTGGCGTCACCGCGGGACTCGCGATCGCCGCGGCCAGTGTCGGGTCTGTGATCGGCGGCTTGGCGTTCGGGCACCGCCGATTTGGGCTCGCCGGCCTCGTCGCGGCATTGGCGATCGTGGCGATCGGCACCACCGGGTTCGGCCTCGTCGACAGCCTCGCCCTGCAGTTCTGCGCGTTGTTCATCTCGGGCCTGGGGTTTGCGCCGGCCATGTCCGCGCTCTACATCATGGTGTCCGCGGAAATCGCCGACCATGCCGCGACCGAGGCGTTCGGCTGGCTCAACAGTGCCGCACTGGTGGGCGGGGCCGCGGGTACGGCCGTGGCCGGTGTGGCGGCCGACGCGCACGGCGCGTCAGGACCGGTCGTCGTGTCGGTGGTGTTGGCGGCGGTCGCGGTGATCAGCCCGATCGTCGCTCGGTTGAGCGGTCCGCTGCGCGGTCTGTCCGACGAAGCGGGCGCACGACCCGACGGGGACGAGAACCTGTGTACGTCCACCGCCAATCCCGAGGCTTGA
- a CDS encoding sulfatase-like hydrolase/transferase — translation MATGFNGKIELDIRDSEADWGPYAAPTAPQGAPNVLYLVWDDTGIATWDCFGGLVDMPAMSRIAERGIRLSQFHTTALCSPTRASLLTGRNATTVGMATIEEFTDGFPNCNGRIPFDTALLPEVLAESGYNTYCVGKWHLTPLEESNLAATKRHWPCSRGFERFYGFMGGETDQWYPDLVYDNHPVDPPATPEEGYHLSKDLADKTIEFIRDAKVIAPDKPWFTYLCPGAGHAPHHVFKEWADHYAGRFDMGYERYREIVLENQKRLGIVPPDTELSPVNPYSDVKGPNGEPWPVQDTVRPWETLSDDEKRLFARMAEVFAGFLSYTDAQIGRILDFLEESGELDNTIIVVISDNGASGEGGPNGSVNETKFFNGYIDTAEEGLKFLDRLGGPQTYNHYPIGWAMAFNTPYKLFKRYASHEGGIADTAIISWPDGISAHGEVRDNYVNVCDITPTVYDLLDITPPATVRGIAQKPLDGVSFKVALENPTAPTGKETQFYTMLGTRGIWHKGWFANTVHAATPAGWSHFDADRWELFHIEADRSQCHDLAAEHPDKLEELKALWFGEAAKYHGLPLADLNILETMTRWRPYLAGERATYTYYPHTAEVGLGAAAELRGQSFKVLAEVRIDSADAQGVLFKQGGAHGGHALYVADGRLHYVYNFLGEHEQVLSSPDSIPLGHHIFGVRFNRTGTVEGSHTPVGPTTLFIDGVPVAELPDMHTHPGMFALAGGGIAIGRNTGSAVSQSYRAPFAFTGGEIDRVTVDLSGEPYESVEAQLALAFSKD, via the coding sequence ATGGCTACCGGGTTCAACGGGAAGATCGAACTGGACATCAGGGACTCCGAAGCGGACTGGGGCCCATACGCCGCCCCGACAGCTCCGCAGGGCGCGCCCAACGTGCTGTACCTGGTGTGGGACGACACGGGCATCGCCACGTGGGACTGCTTCGGCGGCCTGGTCGACATGCCTGCCATGAGTCGCATCGCCGAGCGCGGCATCCGGTTGTCCCAATTCCACACCACCGCACTGTGCTCGCCCACGCGGGCGTCGTTGCTCACCGGCCGTAACGCGACCACTGTCGGCATGGCCACCATCGAGGAATTCACCGACGGGTTCCCGAACTGCAACGGCCGGATCCCGTTCGACACCGCATTGCTGCCGGAGGTGCTCGCCGAATCCGGGTACAACACCTACTGCGTCGGCAAGTGGCACCTGACACCGCTGGAAGAGTCGAATCTGGCTGCCACGAAACGGCATTGGCCGTGTTCGCGGGGCTTCGAACGGTTCTACGGGTTCATGGGCGGCGAAACCGACCAGTGGTACCCGGATCTGGTGTACGACAACCATCCGGTGGACCCGCCAGCCACTCCTGAGGAGGGCTACCACCTGTCGAAGGATCTGGCCGACAAGACGATCGAGTTCATCCGCGACGCCAAGGTGATCGCGCCCGACAAGCCGTGGTTCACCTATCTGTGCCCGGGCGCGGGGCATGCTCCGCATCATGTGTTCAAGGAGTGGGCCGACCACTACGCCGGCCGGTTCGACATGGGCTACGAACGCTATCGGGAGATCGTGCTCGAGAACCAGAAGAGGCTCGGCATCGTGCCACCCGACACCGAGCTCTCGCCCGTCAACCCGTACTCGGATGTCAAGGGGCCCAACGGGGAACCGTGGCCCGTTCAGGACACCGTGCGGCCGTGGGAGACGTTGTCCGACGACGAGAAGCGGTTGTTCGCCCGCATGGCCGAGGTGTTCGCGGGATTCCTGTCCTACACCGACGCGCAGATCGGCCGGATCCTCGACTTCCTCGAGGAGTCAGGCGAACTCGACAACACGATCATCGTGGTGATCTCCGACAACGGTGCCAGCGGCGAGGGCGGCCCCAACGGTTCGGTCAACGAGACGAAGTTCTTCAACGGTTACATCGACACCGCGGAAGAGGGGCTGAAGTTCCTCGATCGGCTCGGCGGCCCGCAGACCTACAACCACTACCCGATCGGGTGGGCGATGGCGTTCAACACGCCCTACAAACTGTTCAAACGCTATGCGTCGCACGAGGGCGGCATCGCCGATACGGCGATCATCTCGTGGCCCGACGGGATCAGCGCGCACGGCGAGGTCCGCGACAACTACGTCAACGTCTGCGACATCACGCCCACCGTGTACGACCTGCTCGACATCACCCCGCCCGCCACGGTCCGCGGCATCGCGCAGAAGCCGCTCGACGGCGTCAGTTTCAAGGTGGCGCTGGAGAATCCGACCGCACCGACGGGCAAGGAGACCCAGTTCTACACCATGCTGGGGACGCGTGGCATCTGGCACAAGGGCTGGTTCGCCAACACCGTGCACGCCGCAACCCCGGCCGGCTGGTCGCATTTCGACGCCGACCGCTGGGAGCTCTTCCACATCGAGGCGGACCGCAGCCAATGCCACGACCTGGCCGCCGAGCATCCCGACAAACTCGAAGAGCTCAAGGCGCTGTGGTTCGGCGAGGCCGCGAAGTACCACGGGCTGCCGCTGGCCGACCTCAACATCTTGGAGACCATGACCCGGTGGCGTCCGTACCTGGCCGGTGAGCGCGCGACCTACACGTACTACCCGCACACTGCCGAAGTCGGTCTCGGCGCGGCCGCCGAATTGCGCGGGCAGTCGTTCAAAGTGCTCGCCGAGGTCAGGATCGACAGCGCCGACGCCCAGGGCGTGTTGTTCAAGCAAGGCGGTGCGCACGGTGGCCACGCGCTCTACGTCGCCGACGGCCGGCTGCACTACGTCTACAACTTCCTCGGTGAACACGAACAGGTGCTGTCATCGCCGGACTCGATTCCGTTGGGCCATCACATCTTCGGTGTCCGCTTCAACCGGACGGGCACGGTCGAGGGCAGCCACACGCCGGTCGGTCCGACCACGCTGTTCATCGACGGTGTGCCGGTGGCCGAATTGCCCGACATGCACACGCATCCGGGAATGTTCGCGCTGGCCGGCGGCGGCATCGCCATCGGCCGCAACACCGGATCGGCGGTGTCCCAGAGCTACCGGGCGCCGTTCGCGTTCACCGGTGGGGAGATCGATCGGGTCACCGTGGACCTGTCCGGAGAACCGTACGAGAGCGTCGAAGCCCAGCTGGCCCTGGCCTTTTCGAAAGACTGA
- a CDS encoding formylglycine-generating enzyme family protein, with product MLTELVEIPGGAFRMGSTSFYPEEVPVHTATVDAFAIERHPVTTAQFAEFVAATGYVTVAERPMDPALYPGVAAEDLLPGALVFRPTDGPVDLRDWRQWWDWAPGADWRHPFGPDRDPAAPDHPVVQVAYPDAVEYAAWAGRRLPTEAEWEYAARAGADGTYAWGDEVTPGGRLMANTWQGRFPYQNDGALGWFGTSPVGTFPPNGFGLADMIGNVWEWTTTRFSAHHQRGAARSACCPPPAGDPGVNQTLKGGSHLCAPEYCHRYRPAARSPQSQDSSTTHIGFRCVESR from the coding sequence ATGCTGACCGAACTGGTCGAGATTCCCGGCGGTGCGTTCCGGATGGGTTCCACGAGCTTCTATCCGGAGGAAGTTCCGGTGCACACCGCTACAGTCGATGCGTTCGCGATCGAGCGACATCCGGTCACCACGGCGCAGTTCGCCGAATTCGTCGCGGCCACCGGATATGTCACGGTCGCCGAACGGCCGATGGACCCCGCACTGTACCCAGGCGTGGCGGCGGAGGATCTGCTGCCCGGCGCGCTGGTGTTCCGGCCGACCGACGGACCCGTCGATCTGCGGGACTGGCGGCAGTGGTGGGACTGGGCGCCCGGTGCCGACTGGCGCCACCCGTTCGGGCCCGACCGCGACCCGGCCGCGCCGGACCATCCCGTCGTACAGGTCGCCTACCCCGACGCCGTCGAGTACGCCGCGTGGGCCGGGCGACGGCTGCCCACAGAAGCAGAGTGGGAGTACGCCGCGCGGGCAGGAGCCGACGGCACCTACGCGTGGGGCGACGAGGTCACGCCCGGGGGCCGGCTGATGGCCAACACGTGGCAGGGCCGGTTCCCGTATCAGAACGACGGCGCGCTGGGCTGGTTCGGCACGTCCCCGGTCGGCACCTTCCCGCCGAACGGCTTCGGTCTGGCCGACATGATCGGCAACGTGTGGGAGTGGACGACGACGCGGTTCTCGGCCCACCACCAACGCGGCGCAGCACGATCCGCGTGCTGCCCGCCGCCGGCCGGCGATCCTGGCGTGAACCAGACTCTCAAGGGCGGGTCACACCTGTGCGCCCCCGAGTACTGCCACCGGTACCGGCCCGCCGCGCGGTCACCGCAATCGCAGGACAGCTCGACCACCCACATCGGGTTCCGCTGCGTCGAGAGCCGCTGA
- a CDS encoding YoaK family protein: MNRSHVELGATLALTFVTGIVDAVGYLGLDRVFTGNMTGNIVILGMGVAGADDLPVLGPAIALAGFTAGALAAGMAVRRRTSSGWDTRITTLLTLGAAVLLALTVAVAAGAENPTATEQVVIATAIAAVMGQQAMVARALAVKDMTTVVVTSTLASLAGETWPRGMRGALGNRRLAAIVVIFLGAVAGAVLLRLHIAVPLGLAAALTCLVVIAGQVGLREKSAALDAAEPDVGGRAVLRLR, translated from the coding sequence TTGAATCGCTCTCACGTCGAGCTCGGTGCGACACTGGCATTGACGTTCGTCACCGGCATCGTCGACGCGGTCGGTTACCTCGGCCTCGACCGCGTCTTCACGGGCAACATGACCGGCAACATCGTGATCCTCGGTATGGGTGTCGCAGGTGCCGACGATCTGCCCGTGCTGGGCCCCGCCATCGCACTCGCGGGGTTCACCGCGGGCGCACTGGCAGCGGGCATGGCCGTGCGCCGCCGCACGTCGTCCGGCTGGGACACCCGCATCACCACGCTGCTCACTCTCGGCGCGGCGGTGCTGCTGGCACTCACGGTGGCTGTCGCGGCCGGGGCCGAGAACCCCACCGCGACCGAACAAGTCGTCATCGCAACCGCCATCGCGGCGGTGATGGGCCAGCAGGCCATGGTGGCGCGGGCCCTTGCGGTCAAGGACATGACGACCGTCGTGGTGACCTCGACCCTGGCCAGCCTGGCCGGCGAAACCTGGCCGCGCGGAATGCGCGGCGCGCTGGGAAACCGCCGGCTCGCGGCCATCGTGGTGATCTTCCTCGGCGCTGTCGCGGGTGCGGTGCTGCTGCGCCTGCACATCGCAGTGCCACTCGGGCTGGCGGCCGCGCTCACGTGTCTGGTGGTGATCGCAGGCCAGGTCGGATTGCGGGAGAAATCAGCGGCTCTCGACGCAGCGGAACCCGATGTGGGTGGTCGAGCTGTCCTGCGATTGCGGTGA
- a CDS encoding MFS transporter: protein MTDVRSAGPPGRALDDGTPLGLAALLAGTVVGTLSNNVVNVPLNAIIDEFGAPLGNGVFVVVGFLVCFAATIPLAGWFGDRFGRRRVYCAALLATAVCAVGAATAPTLPLLIAWRSAGGVAAAAFAPAVMGLIAWMFSGQSRGRAMGAWASANGIGQAIGPSLGGLVADHWGWRWVFVPLVPVALAGFLGTLRYVPRYPGTRMPFDLAGASALTIGSALLMLGLAVVPQPDVTAWFALGVVVLAVVVLAWFAWHCTRIPNPFVDVRLVTESRFARSCAAAFAQMFCLGAALLAVPLYLVGKSVSISAAGLVLFTVPAAMAILGPGVGRWQDRLGPRRVLRTGLVLLLAAQVGLAVTVAQHRLLLPAMVAVLVAAGVGISLVQTPAATGATRSPAGECGTGLGLFNLVRFGGSACGAAWVAVALETGGYPLVFVACAVMVALGLAGSFLGPDPAPV, encoded by the coding sequence ATGACCGATGTTCGAAGCGCCGGGCCGCCGGGCCGCGCGCTGGACGATGGCACACCGCTGGGGTTGGCAGCGCTGCTGGCGGGAACAGTGGTGGGCACCCTCAGCAACAACGTCGTCAACGTCCCGCTGAACGCGATCATCGACGAGTTCGGCGCTCCACTCGGCAACGGGGTTTTCGTCGTCGTCGGCTTCCTGGTCTGCTTCGCCGCGACGATACCGCTGGCAGGCTGGTTCGGGGACCGATTCGGGCGCAGACGCGTGTATTGCGCAGCGCTGCTCGCGACGGCGGTCTGTGCCGTCGGCGCGGCGACCGCGCCGACGTTGCCGCTGCTGATCGCGTGGCGATCCGCAGGCGGTGTCGCCGCCGCGGCGTTCGCCCCCGCGGTCATGGGCCTGATCGCCTGGATGTTCTCGGGGCAGTCACGAGGCAGGGCCATGGGTGCCTGGGCGTCGGCCAACGGCATCGGCCAGGCGATCGGGCCGAGCCTGGGCGGCCTGGTGGCCGACCACTGGGGCTGGCGGTGGGTTTTCGTGCCGCTCGTGCCGGTGGCGCTGGCGGGCTTCCTCGGCACCCTGCGTTACGTGCCGCGCTATCCCGGAACCAGGATGCCGTTCGACCTCGCGGGCGCATCCGCGCTGACGATCGGTTCGGCGCTACTCATGCTCGGGCTGGCCGTGGTGCCACAGCCCGACGTCACGGCCTGGTTCGCGCTCGGCGTCGTGGTGCTCGCGGTCGTCGTACTCGCGTGGTTCGCGTGGCACTGCACCCGCATTCCGAACCCGTTCGTCGACGTGCGGCTGGTGACCGAATCCCGGTTCGCCCGCAGCTGCGCGGCGGCGTTCGCCCAGATGTTCTGTCTCGGTGCGGCTTTGCTCGCCGTCCCGCTGTATCTGGTCGGCAAGTCGGTGTCGATATCGGCCGCGGGCCTCGTGTTGTTCACGGTGCCCGCGGCCATGGCGATCCTCGGTCCTGGTGTGGGACGTTGGCAGGACCGGTTGGGTCCGCGGCGGGTGCTGCGCACCGGCCTGGTGCTGCTGCTGGCCGCCCAGGTCGGGCTGGCCGTCACGGTCGCGCAGCACCGGTTGCTGCTGCCCGCCATGGTGGCTGTGCTGGTGGCCGCCGGGGTCGGTATCTCGCTGGTTCAGACGCCCGCGGCGACCGGCGCGACGCGCTCACCCGCGGGTGAATGCGGCACCGGGCTGGGCCTTTTCAATCTGGTCCGATTCGGTGGCTCGGCGTGTGGTGCGGCGTGGGTCGCGGTGGCCTTGGAAACCGGCGGCTATCCGCTGGTGTTCGTCGCGTGCGCGGTGATGGTCGCACTGGGGCTGGCCGGGTCGTTTCTCGGCCCCGACCCCGCGCCGGTGTGA
- a CDS encoding PucR family transcriptional regulator → MAATPTDSERMTVAGLLDESLMSGARVVAGADRLGVELSWVLPLNEVLTQHDPLDAVAVYARPESLVGNGAALSALIARGATTLLVDGAIPADLGHPPEGLIVIEFGIPVGFAALNRLLAERALSQEVHVMRYSTHVHASLAGLFHRGAGLEILVREVSNLARNPAVALDARGHVVACNGVTPDVLAPLADSVSEMLATDLPASERRSDGHDTRIQPVTGLHDSVWTCVASAIRLGKSFEGWVVILVPTAEPGHHDLARYAVLTEQATAIVGSEMLRQRSVDEAEERARGDFVQALVHGSFSSEHDMRARAEHHDIELDSRFGVFVAPGVLPRRVDNPTASMVRLARYAAGVAPHPSVNAYVTVIGDVLVVVRTLRSEDGAAMREEMTDYARAMSVELERRRGLREPVAYGRPACGAGEVRESYREARVALGIARRLHRTGPTSYQELRGFTVLAQVAETQESRQLVRDVLGPLRSAPDLLETLSTYLAEGGNVNATARVLNVHRNTMLAKLDRVSRLLGMDIKVPENQFTVWLAIRLDLLDEVRSAIDREASFR, encoded by the coding sequence ATGGCGGCAACACCGACCGACAGCGAACGCATGACCGTTGCGGGGCTGCTCGACGAGTCGCTCATGTCGGGTGCCCGCGTGGTCGCGGGCGCCGACCGCCTCGGCGTCGAGTTGAGCTGGGTGCTTCCGCTCAACGAGGTTCTGACACAACATGATCCGCTCGACGCGGTCGCGGTCTACGCGCGGCCCGAGTCCTTGGTCGGCAACGGTGCCGCGCTGTCGGCGCTCATCGCGCGCGGCGCCACGACCCTGCTGGTGGACGGCGCGATCCCGGCCGATCTCGGTCACCCGCCCGAGGGGCTCATCGTCATCGAGTTCGGCATCCCGGTCGGGTTCGCCGCGCTGAACCGGCTGCTCGCCGAACGCGCGCTCAGCCAGGAAGTCCACGTCATGCGCTACTCGACGCATGTGCACGCGTCGCTCGCGGGCCTGTTCCACCGCGGCGCCGGACTGGAGATCCTGGTGCGCGAGGTGTCTAACCTGGCGCGCAATCCGGCGGTTGCGCTCGACGCCCGCGGGCACGTGGTGGCCTGCAACGGCGTCACCCCCGATGTGCTGGCGCCGCTGGCCGATTCGGTCAGCGAGATGCTCGCGACCGATCTGCCCGCCTCCGAGCGGCGGTCCGACGGGCACGACACCCGGATCCAGCCGGTGACGGGCCTGCACGACAGCGTGTGGACGTGCGTGGCCAGCGCCATCCGGCTCGGCAAGTCGTTCGAGGGCTGGGTCGTGATCCTCGTTCCGACGGCCGAACCCGGTCACCATGACCTGGCCCGGTACGCGGTGCTGACCGAGCAGGCCACCGCCATCGTCGGCTCGGAGATGCTGCGGCAACGCAGCGTCGACGAAGCCGAGGAACGCGCGCGCGGAGATTTCGTGCAGGCCCTCGTGCACGGCAGCTTCTCCAGCGAGCACGACATGCGGGCCCGCGCCGAGCATCACGACATCGAACTCGATTCGCGGTTCGGCGTTTTCGTCGCACCGGGCGTCCTGCCCCGCCGCGTGGACAACCCGACCGCGAGCATGGTCCGGCTAGCGCGCTACGCGGCCGGTGTCGCACCACACCCGTCGGTGAACGCGTATGTCACGGTGATCGGCGACGTTCTGGTGGTCGTGCGGACGCTGCGCAGCGAGGACGGCGCGGCGATGCGCGAAGAGATGACCGACTATGCCCGCGCGATGTCGGTCGAGCTGGAACGGCGCCGTGGGCTGCGGGAACCGGTGGCCTACGGCCGGCCCGCGTGCGGTGCCGGCGAGGTCAGGGAGAGTTATCGCGAGGCCAGGGTCGCGCTCGGCATTGCCCGTCGGCTGCACCGCACAGGCCCGACCTCGTACCAGGAACTGCGTGGTTTCACAGTGCTGGCCCAGGTGGCCGAAACGCAGGAAAGCCGCCAGTTGGTCCGGGATGTGTTGGGGCCGTTACGCTCTGCCCCCGACCTGCTGGAGACCTTGAGCACGTATCTGGCCGAGGGCGGCAACGTCAACGCGACGGCACGCGTGCTCAACGTGCATCGCAACACCATGCTCGCCAAGCTGGACCGGGTGTCACGGCTGCTGGGCATGGACATCAAGGTTCCCGAGAACCAGTTCACGGTGTGGCTCGCGATCCGCCTCGACCTCCTCGACGAAGTGCGCTCGGCGATCGACCGGGAGGCCAGCTTCCGCTGA